The [Eubacterium] siraeum genome contains a region encoding:
- the fliS gene encoding flagellar export chaperone FliS, whose translation MNNAFSAYKKQSVTTLTPGDVVVKLYMEAERQLNRASYYIPLKNYEETNKALIKAQDVINALRSCLDMKIPVSKNLDSLYEYFNREIVEANIKKDKAKVDALLPMIAELREAFAEINSMSREQMEAQEKAAQSAMQEQA comes from the coding sequence ATGAATAACGCATTTTCTGCATATAAAAAACAGTCTGTTACAACGCTCACACCCGGTGACGTTGTGGTAAAGCTGTATATGGAGGCGGAACGTCAGCTCAACAGAGCGTCTTACTACATTCCGCTCAAGAATTACGAGGAAACAAACAAGGCTCTTATAAAGGCGCAGGACGTAATAAACGCTCTGCGTTCCTGCCTTGATATGAAAATACCCGTTTCCAAAAATCTCGACTCGCTGTATGAATATTTCAACCGTGAAATAGTTGAGGCGAACATTAAAAAGGATAAAGCCAAGGTAGATGCGCTCCTTCCTATGATAGCCGAGCTGCGTGAAGCATTCGCCGAGATCAACAGTATGAGCAGAGAACAGATGGAAGCGCAGGAAAAAGCGGCGCAATCCGCAATGCAGGAGCAGGCTTAA
- a CDS encoding O-acetylhomoserine aminocarboxypropyltransferase/cysteine synthase produces MSYTYDNNYRFETIQLHAGQETPDPASDARAVPIYQTTSYVFKNSAHAAARFGLADAGNIYGRLTNSTQGAFETRIAALEGGVAALATASGAAAITYAIQALAYAGEHIVAQKTIYGGSYNLLAHTLPQYGISTTFVDAHNLEEVENAIQDNTKAIYLETLGNPNSDIPDIDAIAEIAHKHGLPLIIDNTFGTPYLIRPIEHGADVVVHSATKFIGGHGTTLGGVIVDSGKFDWKKSGKYAPIAEPNPSYHGVSFVDAAGPAAFVTYIRAILLRDTGATISPFNAFLLLQGTETLSLRLDRHIENTKKVVEFLANHPKVEKVNHPSLPDHPDHALYTKYFKNGGASIFTFNIKGGQEEAHKFIDSLQIFSLLANVADVKSLVIHPATTTHSQLTDEELADQGIGRNTIRLSIGTEHIDDIIADLSQAFDKV; encoded by the coding sequence ATGAGCTATACATACGATAACAACTACAGATTTGAGACAATCCAGCTTCACGCAGGTCAGGAAACTCCCGACCCCGCATCAGACGCAAGAGCAGTTCCGATATATCAGACAACATCATACGTTTTCAAGAACAGCGCACACGCTGCCGCACGTTTCGGTCTTGCTGACGCAGGCAACATCTACGGCAGACTTACAAACTCAACACAGGGCGCTTTCGAAACAAGAATTGCCGCTCTTGAGGGCGGTGTTGCCGCACTCGCTACAGCATCGGGCGCAGCCGCTATAACTTACGCTATTCAGGCACTCGCTTACGCAGGTGAGCATATCGTAGCACAGAAGACTATCTACGGCGGCAGCTACAACCTGCTTGCACATACGCTTCCCCAGTACGGCATCAGCACTACATTCGTAGATGCACACAACCTTGAAGAAGTTGAAAACGCCATTCAGGATAACACAAAGGCTATCTACCTTGAAACACTCGGCAACCCCAACAGCGACATCCCCGACATTGACGCTATCGCAGAGATAGCACACAAGCACGGACTTCCGCTTATAATAGACAATACATTCGGTACTCCTTACCTTATCCGTCCTATCGAGCACGGCGCAGACGTTGTAGTACACTCGGCTACAAAGTTCATCGGCGGTCACGGAACAACGCTCGGCGGTGTTATCGTTGACTCCGGCAAGTTCGACTGGAAGAAGAGCGGTAAGTACGCTCCCATCGCAGAGCCTAACCCCAGCTATCACGGCGTATCATTTGTAGATGCTGCAGGTCCTGCCGCATTCGTTACATATATAAGAGCAATTCTTCTGCGTGATACAGGCGCTACAATTTCACCGTTCAACGCATTCCTGCTCTTACAGGGTACAGAAACACTCTCATTAAGACTTGACCGTCATATCGAGAACACAAAGAAGGTAGTAGAATTCCTTGCTAATCACCCCAAGGTTGAAAAGGTAAATCACCCCTCACTGCCCGACCACCCCGACCACGCACTTTATACAAAGTATTTCAAAAACGGCGGTGCGTCTATCTTCACATTCAACATCAAGGGCGGACAGGAAGAAGCTCACAAGTTCATTGACAGCTTACAGATATTCTCTCTGCTCGCAAACGTTGCAGATGTAAAGAGCCTTGTAATTCACCCCGCTACAACAACTCACTCACAGCTGACAGATGAGGAGCTTGCAGACCAGGGTATAGGCAGAAATACTATCCGTCTTTCAATCGGTACAGAGCATATCGACGACATAATCGCCGATCTCTCCCAAGCTTTCGACAAAGTCTAA